A genomic window from Streptomyces mirabilis includes:
- a CDS encoding TetR/AcrR family transcriptional regulator, with translation MAAMTTGSASRADANRRRILDVALAELLRDPDASMDQIARAAGVVRRTVYGHFPSREVLVSTLTDGAVEAVAAAHAAGRESGRDPAESLVRSTLAVWEIADRYRLLVALAQRSVTVQGIRERLTPVREACAELLRRGLDQGVFESPLPAPALAYVHEQMLFALMEAVNDGLLAPQEAGRSAAITMLTAAGVPASRATELVTKLSD, from the coding sequence ATGGCAGCCATGACCACGGGTAGTGCCAGCCGCGCGGATGCGAACCGCCGCCGCATCCTCGACGTCGCGCTCGCCGAACTGCTGCGCGACCCCGACGCGTCCATGGACCAGATCGCACGGGCCGCGGGCGTCGTGCGGCGCACGGTGTACGGGCACTTCCCCAGCCGCGAGGTACTGGTCAGCACGTTGACCGACGGCGCGGTGGAGGCGGTGGCCGCGGCGCACGCGGCGGGCCGGGAGAGCGGCCGGGACCCGGCGGAATCACTGGTCCGCTCGACGCTCGCCGTCTGGGAGATCGCCGACCGCTACCGGCTGCTGGTCGCTCTCGCCCAGCGCAGCGTCACGGTCCAGGGCATCCGCGAGCGGCTCACGCCGGTGCGCGAGGCCTGCGCCGAGCTGCTGCGGCGCGGCCTCGATCAGGGCGTGTTCGAGTCTCCGCTGCCGGCGCCCGCACTGGCGTACGTCCACGAGCAGATGCTGTTCGCCCTCATGGAGGCGGTGAACGACGGCCTGCTGGCACCGCAAGAGGCGGGCCGCTCCGCCGCGATCACCATGCTGACCGCGGCGGGCGTACCCGCCTCCAGAGCCACCGAACTGGTGACCAAGCTGAGCGATTGA
- a CDS encoding MFS transporter: MRLVMNEPVEGMDRPYARRWWALLVLCLSLLIIVMANTALTVAAPDMTQDLGLSSADLQWVIDGYTVPYAALMLLLGAIGDKYSRRGALILGLVVFGGGAVAGSLVDSSTGVIAARAVMGVGAALIMPATLSLLAATFPRAERAKAITLWTATAGLAIAAGPLVAGALLEHHGWSSTFLINVPIAALAIVGALVLVPPSRAAHHHRIDHVGGLLSVVWIGSLVYMIIEGPHFGWGVKAVTAAVVAGAGLVAFVVWELRHPRPVVDVRRFAHRRFAGSNLAVALFFLAVFGAFYYLTQHLQFVLGHDALDTGVRMLPLAGAVFVGSALTGYLTPRIGMKITVTAGMVGGTAALALLTRVDAASSYGDLVPPLAILGLAIGLALSPCTDAIMGAFPEAELGVGGAVNDTSLELGGSLGIAILGSVLASSYSAHLADATAGSKLPAGALSTAQDSVGAGYAVAQGIGDKARQLGEQAARAGQAGNAEKAAQLKAQADQLAHGAQRMADAVGSSFSDAVAHTSLIGAVILGVGTVLVAFLLPRKGGAHPGEAPERAAEEQPELTGAATR; encoded by the coding sequence ATGCGTCTCGTCATGAACGAACCGGTCGAGGGGATGGACCGGCCCTACGCCCGGCGCTGGTGGGCGCTGCTGGTGCTCTGCCTGAGCCTGCTGATCATCGTGATGGCGAACACCGCCCTCACCGTCGCGGCCCCGGACATGACCCAGGACCTGGGCCTGTCCAGCGCGGACCTGCAGTGGGTCATCGACGGCTACACCGTCCCGTACGCCGCGCTGATGCTGCTGCTCGGCGCGATCGGCGACAAGTACAGCCGGCGCGGGGCGCTCATCCTCGGGCTCGTCGTGTTCGGCGGGGGCGCGGTAGCGGGCTCGCTCGTCGACAGCTCCACCGGGGTCATCGCGGCCCGTGCCGTGATGGGCGTCGGCGCCGCCCTGATCATGCCCGCGACGCTCTCCCTGCTCGCCGCGACCTTCCCGCGCGCGGAGCGGGCGAAGGCGATCACCCTGTGGACCGCCACCGCCGGACTCGCCATCGCGGCCGGGCCCCTGGTCGCCGGTGCGCTGCTCGAGCACCACGGCTGGTCGTCCACGTTCCTGATCAACGTCCCCATCGCCGCGCTCGCGATCGTCGGCGCCCTCGTCCTCGTACCGCCGTCCAGGGCCGCGCACCACCACCGCATCGACCACGTCGGCGGCCTGCTGTCCGTGGTCTGGATCGGCTCGCTGGTCTACATGATCATCGAGGGGCCGCACTTCGGATGGGGCGTCAAAGCCGTGACCGCCGCGGTCGTCGCGGGTGCCGGCCTGGTGGCCTTCGTGGTGTGGGAGCTGCGCCACCCGCGCCCGGTCGTCGACGTACGCCGCTTCGCCCACCGTCGGTTCGCGGGCTCCAACCTCGCCGTCGCCCTCTTCTTCCTGGCCGTCTTCGGCGCCTTCTACTACCTCACCCAGCACCTCCAGTTCGTCCTCGGCCACGACGCGCTGGACACCGGGGTGCGGATGCTGCCGCTCGCCGGGGCCGTGTTCGTCGGCTCGGCGCTCACCGGATACCTCACCCCGCGCATCGGCATGAAGATCACGGTGACCGCGGGCATGGTCGGCGGCACGGCGGCGCTCGCGCTGCTCACCCGGGTCGACGCGGCATCCTCGTACGGCGATCTCGTGCCGCCCCTCGCCATCCTGGGCCTCGCGATCGGGCTCGCGCTCTCGCCCTGCACGGACGCCATCATGGGGGCGTTCCCCGAGGCCGAACTCGGCGTCGGCGGAGCCGTCAACGACACCTCGCTGGAGCTCGGCGGCTCGCTCGGCATCGCGATCCTCGGTTCCGTGCTGGCGAGTTCGTACTCCGCGCACCTCGCGGACGCCACCGCGGGCAGCAAGCTTCCGGCGGGCGCCCTGTCCACGGCGCAGGACTCGGTCGGCGCGGGCTACGCGGTCGCCCAGGGCATCGGTGACAAGGCCCGGCAGCTCGGCGAGCAGGCCGCGCGGGCGGGGCAGGCCGGGAACGCCGAGAAGGCCGCGCAGCTGAAGGCACAGGCCGACCAACTCGCCCACGGGGCGCAGCGGATGGCGGACGCCGTCGGTTCGTCGTTCTCGGACGCGGTGGCGCACACCAGCCTGATCGGCGCGGTGATCCTGGGCGTGGGAACCGTGCTGGTCGCCTTCCTGCTGCCCAGGAAGGGCGGCGCGCACCCGGGGGAGGCCCCGGAGCGGGCGGCGGAGGAACAGCCGGAACTCACCGGCGCGGCGACGCGCTGA
- a CDS encoding DUF2127 domain-containing protein encodes MKIDWDRRTCARKSHVTYAPDEPELRRRLRAETSLGEAWRCLRCGDFVLGEPHGSGPAEDAPLVPRGKVLRDLFILRFLAVERAVRGVFIVLVAAAVWKFSNSQDSVRRLFDQNLDVFRPVFKHFHYDLDHSPVVGTIQKSFGYKHSTLALVAALLLAYALIELVEAGGLWYAKRWAEYLTVVATAAFLPLEIYELTEHVSYLKIATLVLNILAVLYIALAKRLFGLRGGRRAFEEERHSASLLEVEESAGVAAHA; translated from the coding sequence ATGAAGATCGACTGGGACCGGCGGACGTGCGCGCGCAAAAGTCATGTGACGTACGCGCCCGACGAGCCGGAACTGCGCCGGCGGCTGCGCGCCGAGACGAGCCTCGGCGAGGCCTGGCGCTGTCTGCGCTGCGGCGACTTCGTGCTGGGCGAACCACATGGCTCGGGCCCCGCGGAGGACGCACCCCTGGTGCCGCGCGGCAAGGTGCTGCGCGATCTGTTCATCCTGCGCTTCCTGGCGGTCGAACGGGCCGTGCGCGGGGTGTTCATCGTGCTGGTCGCGGCCGCGGTGTGGAAGTTCAGCAACAGCCAGGACTCGGTGCGCCGGCTCTTCGACCAGAACCTCGACGTCTTCCGGCCGGTCTTCAAGCACTTCCACTACGACCTCGACCACTCGCCGGTCGTCGGCACCATCCAGAAGTCCTTCGGCTACAAACACTCCACGCTGGCCCTGGTGGCCGCGCTGCTGCTGGCATACGCGCTGATCGAACTCGTCGAGGCGGGCGGCCTTTGGTACGCCAAGCGCTGGGCGGAGTATCTGACGGTGGTCGCCACCGCCGCCTTCCTGCCCCTGGAGATCTACGAACTCACCGAGCACGTCAGTTACTTGAAGATCGCCACCCTGGTCCTCAACATCCTCGCCGTCCTCTACATCGCCCTGGCCAAACGCCTCTTCGGGCTGCGCGGCGGACGCAGGGCGTTCGAGGAGGAGCGGCACAGCGCGTCGCTGCTGGAGGTCGAGGAGTCGGCGGGCGTGGCCGCGCACGCCTGA
- a CDS encoding reductase translates to MRETGVIGGNRYFGKRLIARLLAAGDHVTVINRGSSAPPAGAVPLVADRNDGNSLEKALGSRTFDVVVDQVCYTPRQAEIARRVFAGRTRRYVMTSTVEVYEYEDSADLVREDAVDPRTVPVDLGLPWDEPEFLEGHYGEGKRQAEAVFAADPAFPYAAVRVAHVLGGDDDFTGRLQHYAERIHAGEAIAVPPVNRPATYIHVEEIADFLFWAAGEDFTGPVNAASHGPLTTQELCEAIAAHLPDGKTLLRPVEVGAVSPFSFSRSYGMDNSRATRLGFAFGDARAWLPRAVAETLGPHHP, encoded by the coding sequence GTGCGCGAGACAGGTGTCATCGGCGGAAACCGCTATTTCGGAAAGCGACTGATTGCCCGGCTGCTGGCCGCCGGAGACCACGTCACCGTCATCAATCGCGGTTCCTCCGCGCCGCCCGCCGGAGCGGTCCCTCTCGTGGCGGACCGCAATGACGGGAATTCCCTGGAGAAGGCACTGGGTTCACGCACCTTCGATGTCGTGGTCGACCAGGTCTGCTACACACCGCGGCAGGCGGAGATCGCCCGACGGGTCTTCGCGGGACGCACCCGGCGGTACGTCATGACCTCCACCGTCGAGGTCTACGAGTACGAGGACTCGGCGGATCTCGTACGGGAGGACGCCGTGGACCCGCGTACCGTGCCCGTCGACCTGGGGCTCCCCTGGGACGAGCCGGAGTTCCTCGAGGGCCACTACGGGGAGGGCAAGCGCCAGGCCGAGGCGGTGTTCGCGGCCGACCCCGCGTTTCCGTACGCGGCCGTCCGGGTGGCCCACGTCCTGGGCGGGGACGACGACTTCACCGGCCGCCTCCAGCACTACGCGGAGCGCATCCACGCGGGCGAGGCGATCGCCGTACCGCCCGTGAACCGCCCGGCGACGTACATCCACGTCGAGGAGATCGCCGACTTCCTGTTCTGGGCGGCGGGCGAGGACTTCACGGGCCCGGTCAACGCGGCCTCCCACGGGCCGCTGACCACGCAGGAGCTGTGCGAGGCGATCGCCGCGCACCTCCCGGACGGCAAGACCCTCCTGCGGCCCGTCGAGGTCGGCGCGGTCTCCCCGTTCTCCTTCAGCCGTTCCTACGGCATGGACAACTCCCGGGCCACCCGGCTCGGGTTCGCCTTCGGCGACGCACGGGCGTGGCTACCACGCGCCGTGGCCGAGACCCTGGGCCCCCACCACCCGTAG
- a CDS encoding Lrp/AsnC family transcriptional regulator — MGDPAAAPKEPRQPRAAADETSVAFDAVDRQILELLQSDGRIRLSELGRRVQLSPAAVAERVRRLESTGAVTGYGAHVSPPLLGYGIQAFVRVDPHGGYTLRHPRTLELISRPEIIEVHHVVGEDCWILKVAVADTLHLEDVLEQTSALGRTTTSIVLSSPVPRKPLLPLR, encoded by the coding sequence ATGGGAGATCCGGCCGCTGCACCGAAGGAACCACGGCAACCGCGCGCCGCCGCCGACGAAACGTCGGTGGCCTTCGACGCGGTGGACCGGCAGATCCTGGAACTGCTGCAGAGCGACGGCCGGATCAGGCTCAGCGAGCTCGGCCGGCGCGTCCAGCTGAGCCCGGCGGCCGTCGCCGAACGCGTGCGCCGGCTGGAGTCCACGGGAGCCGTCACCGGCTACGGCGCCCATGTCTCACCACCTCTCCTCGGCTACGGCATCCAGGCCTTCGTCCGTGTCGACCCGCACGGCGGATACACCCTGCGCCACCCCAGGACCCTGGAGCTGATCTCCCGCCCGGAGATCATCGAGGTCCACCACGTCGTCGGCGAGGACTGCTGGATCCTCAAGGTCGCCGTCGCGGACACACTCCATCTGGAGGACGTCCTGGAACAGACCTCCGCACTGGGGCGCACGACGACCTCGATCGTCCTGTCCTCACCGGTGCCGCGAAAGCCACTGCTGCCCTTGCGTTGA
- a CDS encoding MerR family transcriptional regulator gives MRIGELAARAGTTTRTLRYYESRGLLPARRGENGYRTYDEHDLRLLRQIRTLQDFGFDLEETRPFVECLRAGHPEGDSCPASLAVYRRKLGELDSLIDELQAVRAEVGAQLARAERARDELAAEAEVPGGPEPVCELEGRTR, from the coding sequence ATGCGAATCGGCGAGCTGGCGGCGCGGGCCGGGACCACCACGCGGACGCTTCGGTACTACGAGTCGCGGGGGCTGCTGCCCGCGCGACGGGGCGAGAACGGGTACCGGACGTACGACGAGCACGACCTGCGGCTGCTGCGGCAGATCAGGACGCTGCAGGACTTCGGGTTCGACCTGGAGGAGACCCGGCCCTTCGTGGAGTGTCTGCGGGCGGGGCACCCGGAGGGCGACTCCTGTCCGGCCTCGCTCGCGGTCTACCGGCGCAAGCTGGGCGAGCTCGACTCGCTGATCGACGAGTTGCAGGCCGTACGGGCCGAGGTCGGCGCGCAGCTGGCGCGGGCCGAGCGGGCGCGTGACGAGCTGGCGGCCGAGGCGGAGGTTCCGGGCGGCCCGGAACCCGTATGCGAACTGGAAGGGCGGACACGGTGA
- a CDS encoding thioredoxin family protein: MASVTDADFETEVIGAELPVLVEFTADWCPPCRQMGPVLSALAAEEGERLKVVQLDVDTNPLTTNAYRVLSMPTFMVFRGGEPVKSMVGARPKRRLLEELSEVL; encoded by the coding sequence GTGGCTTCGGTGACGGACGCGGACTTCGAGACGGAGGTGATCGGCGCCGAGCTCCCGGTGCTGGTGGAGTTCACGGCCGACTGGTGCCCGCCGTGCCGGCAGATGGGGCCGGTGCTCAGTGCCCTGGCGGCCGAGGAGGGCGAGCGGCTCAAGGTGGTCCAGCTGGACGTGGACACCAACCCGCTGACGACGAACGCCTACCGGGTGCTGTCGATGCCCACGTTCATGGTGTTCCGCGGTGGCGAGCCGGTGAAGTCGATGGTGGGCGCCCGGCCGAAGCGCCGGCTGCTGGAGGAGCTGTCCGAGGTGCTCTGA
- a CDS encoding HelD family protein, producing MRPGAELSNRGANAEGTTGFPDDELLHEQEFIDGLYARVDVLRGDTEASVGDALAQGNTPMQARLERDVLVAERSGLLAALNAVDGSLCFGRIDLTSGVSHHIGRIGVRADDTEHTPILIDWRAPVARPFYLATGHTPMDLRRRRHITTDGRRVTDLHDEILDLGDHERTGHEDPTGDAVLLAALNSARTGRMSDIVQTIQAEQDRIIRAPHKGVMVVEGGPGTGKTAVALHRAAYLLYEYRELLAKRAVLIVGPNPAFLGYIGEVLPSLGETGVLLATVGELFPGVRATATDAPRAAAVKGRADMAEVLAAVVQGRQTLPDPVIAIEHDRDILMLDAGLVQVARERTREAQLPHNVAREYFEGHILNTLTDMLAERIGTDPFDGSNLLDPSDITQIRDDLAENPEVWTAIDQLWPRLTPQRLVADFLADPEGYVPDEDAAAIRRPVTRAWTTADVPLLDEAAELLGEDDRVARALADQERRAQVAYAQGVLDVSYASRTYEFEDKDEEDSEVLSAHNIIDAERMAERHEEDDHRSAAERAAADRTWAFGHIIVDEAQELSPMAWRLLMRRSPTRSMTLVGDPAQTAEAAGVGSWSEILSPYVEDRWEHKRLAVNYRTPSEIMDVAAGVLRARHPDFEPPRSVRSTGVRPWARAAGDDLAGTVAKAVAELTPAEGRLAVIAPRELHTSLAARLEDVTAGEEPDLTRTVVLLDPRQAKGLEFDSVLVVEPARYGTSDLYVALTRATQALGIVYEGELPQALRAATV from the coding sequence ATCCGGCCGGGAGCGGAATTGTCAAACAGGGGCGCAAACGCAGAGGGCACCACAGGATTTCCCGACGATGAATTGCTGCACGAGCAGGAATTCATCGACGGGTTGTACGCACGCGTGGACGTGCTGCGGGGCGACACCGAGGCCTCCGTCGGCGACGCGCTCGCGCAGGGCAACACACCCATGCAGGCCAGGCTCGAACGGGACGTGCTCGTCGCCGAGCGCTCGGGCCTGCTCGCCGCGCTGAACGCCGTGGACGGCTCGCTCTGCTTCGGCCGGATCGACCTCACCTCCGGCGTCAGCCATCACATCGGGCGTATCGGCGTCCGCGCCGACGACACCGAGCACACCCCCATCCTCATCGACTGGCGGGCCCCGGTCGCCCGCCCCTTCTACCTCGCCACCGGCCACACGCCGATGGACCTGCGCCGCCGCCGGCACATCACCACCGACGGCCGCCGGGTGACCGACCTGCACGACGAGATCCTCGACCTCGGCGACCACGAGCGCACCGGCCACGAGGACCCGACCGGCGACGCCGTACTGCTGGCCGCGCTGAACTCGGCGCGCACCGGCCGCATGAGCGACATCGTGCAGACCATCCAGGCCGAACAGGACCGGATCATCCGCGCCCCGCACAAGGGCGTGATGGTCGTCGAGGGCGGCCCCGGCACCGGAAAGACGGCCGTGGCGCTGCACCGGGCCGCGTACCTGTTGTACGAGTACCGGGAACTGCTGGCGAAGCGCGCCGTCCTGATCGTCGGACCGAACCCCGCCTTCCTCGGATACATCGGCGAGGTACTGCCCTCGCTCGGCGAGACGGGCGTGCTGCTCGCGACCGTCGGCGAACTGTTCCCCGGCGTCCGGGCGACCGCCACCGACGCCCCGCGGGCCGCCGCGGTAAAGGGCCGCGCCGACATGGCCGAGGTGCTCGCCGCCGTGGTCCAGGGCCGCCAGACGCTGCCCGACCCGGTCATCGCGATCGAGCACGACCGGGACATCCTGATGCTCGACGCCGGGCTCGTCCAGGTCGCCCGCGAGCGCACCCGTGAGGCGCAGCTGCCGCACAACGTGGCCCGCGAGTACTTCGAGGGCCACATCCTCAACACGCTCACCGACATGCTGGCCGAGCGCATCGGCACCGACCCCTTCGACGGTTCGAACCTGCTCGACCCGAGCGACATCACCCAGATCCGCGACGACCTCGCCGAGAACCCCGAGGTCTGGACGGCCATCGACCAGCTGTGGCCGCGGCTGACCCCGCAGCGCCTGGTCGCCGACTTCCTCGCGGACCCCGAGGGATACGTCCCGGACGAGGACGCGGCCGCGATCCGCCGCCCGGTCACCCGGGCCTGGACCACCGCCGACGTCCCCCTCCTCGACGAGGCCGCCGAACTGCTCGGCGAGGACGACCGCGTGGCCCGCGCCCTCGCCGACCAGGAACGCCGCGCCCAGGTGGCGTACGCGCAGGGCGTACTGGACGTGTCCTACGCCTCCCGCACCTACGAGTTCGAGGACAAGGACGAGGAGGACTCCGAGGTCCTGTCCGCGCACAACATCATCGACGCCGAGCGGATGGCCGAGCGGCACGAGGAGGACGACCACCGCAGCGCGGCCGAACGCGCGGCGGCCGACCGGACCTGGGCGTTCGGCCACATCATCGTCGACGAGGCGCAGGAGCTCTCGCCGATGGCCTGGCGCCTGCTGATGCGGCGCAGCCCGACCCGCTCGATGACCCTGGTCGGCGACCCCGCGCAGACCGCGGAAGCGGCCGGAGTGGGCTCCTGGTCGGAGATCCTCTCCCCCTATGTCGAGGACCGCTGGGAGCACAAGCGCCTCGCCGTCAACTACCGCACCCCGTCCGAGATCATGGACGTGGCGGCGGGCGTCCTGCGCGCGCGGCACCCGGACTTCGAGCCGCCGCGTTCGGTGCGTTCGACGGGCGTACGGCCGTGGGCACGCGCCGCCGGGGACGACCTGGCCGGCACCGTCGCGAAGGCCGTCGCCGAACTGACCCCCGCCGAGGGACGGCTCGCGGTGATCGCGCCCCGCGAACTGCACACCTCGCTCGCGGCCCGGCTGGAGGACGTGACGGCGGGGGAGGAGCCCGACCTGACCCGGACGGTCGTCCTCCTCGACCCCCGTCAGGCCAAGGGGCTGGAATTCGACTCCGTCCTCGTGGTCGAACCGGCGCGATACGGCACGAGCGACCTGTACGTGGCGCTGACGCGGGCGACGCAGGCCCTCGGGATCGTGTACGAGGGCGAGCTGCCGCAGGCGCTGCGGGCGGCGACGGTCTGA
- the glgB gene encoding 1,4-alpha-glucan branching enzyme, translating into MTPRPPSDDSPKKNGAKKPAAAKKAAVKKATVEKATVEKAAVKKVAAQKPAGSKAAKAAKVSTVSKVSKKGAAARVPEPRAAEPKGAEPVVGVSEPADSAPVFAGVDPGDRERLLSGTHHDPHGVLGAHPVPGGVAFLAFRPYALGVTVVTDDLRAELHDDGDGFFSALVPLRAVPETYRLLVAYEGTVQDTEDAYRFLPALGEFDLHLLGEGRHEELWRALGAEPMVHQGVTGTRFTVWAPNARGVRLAGTFNFWDGTGFPMRSLGSSGVWELFVPAIGEGELYKFEITRPDGSRTLRADPMARRTEVPPRTSSIVHASHHVWRDEEWMAGRGARPVHEAPLSVYEVHLPSWRPGLTYRQLAEQLPAYVSDLGFTHVELMPVAEHPFGGSWGYQVTGFYAPTARLGTPDDFKHLVDALHRAGIGVLMDWVPAHFPRDAWALAEFDGRPLYEHADPQRAAHPDWGTLEFDYGRREVRNFLVANAVYWCEEFHIDGLRVDAVASMLYLDYSREPGQWTPNEHGGRENLDAVAFLQEMNATVYRRAPGVVTIAEESTAWDGVTRATHHTGPGGFGGLGFGLKWNMGWMHDSLSYVQHEPVHRKYHHNEMTFSMVYAYSENYVLPISHDEVVHGKRSLVSKMPGDWWQQRATTRAYLGFMWAHPGKQLLFMGQEFAQGAEWSETHGPDWWLLDPAYPAEPDHRGVRDLVRDLNTVYRHEPALWQRDTDPAGFTWIAGDAADDNVLAFLRHDTDGTPLLAVSHFSPVVRHDYRLGIPEDIPAWHEVLNTDAARYGGSDIHNPHPVKPEPHPAHAHPTSLRLTLPPLATIWLRPA; encoded by the coding sequence GTGACGCCCCGCCCCCCGTCCGACGACAGTCCGAAGAAGAACGGTGCCAAGAAGCCGGCTGCCGCCAAGAAGGCGGCGGTGAAGAAAGCGACGGTCGAGAAAGCGACGGTCGAGAAGGCCGCCGTCAAGAAGGTCGCCGCTCAGAAGCCTGCCGGGAGCAAGGCCGCGAAGGCCGCGAAGGTCTCGACGGTCTCCAAGGTCTCGAAGAAGGGAGCCGCGGCCAGGGTTCCCGAACCGCGCGCCGCGGAGCCGAAGGGCGCCGAGCCCGTGGTCGGGGTTTCCGAGCCCGCCGACAGCGCTCCCGTCTTCGCCGGGGTCGATCCCGGTGACCGCGAGCGGCTGCTCTCCGGCACGCACCACGATCCGCACGGGGTGCTCGGCGCCCATCCGGTGCCCGGCGGCGTGGCCTTCCTGGCCTTCCGCCCGTACGCGCTCGGGGTGACCGTCGTGACGGACGACCTGCGGGCCGAGCTGCACGACGACGGGGACGGGTTCTTCTCGGCGCTGGTGCCGCTGCGCGCGGTCCCGGAGACGTACCGGCTGCTCGTCGCGTACGAGGGGACGGTTCAGGACACCGAGGACGCGTACCGTTTCCTGCCCGCGCTCGGGGAGTTCGATCTCCATCTGCTCGGCGAGGGACGCCACGAGGAACTGTGGCGCGCCCTGGGCGCGGAGCCGATGGTGCACCAGGGGGTGACCGGCACCCGCTTCACGGTCTGGGCGCCGAACGCGCGCGGTGTCCGTCTCGCCGGCACCTTCAACTTCTGGGACGGCACCGGGTTTCCGATGCGGTCGCTCGGCTCCTCCGGGGTGTGGGAGCTGTTCGTGCCGGCGATCGGCGAGGGCGAGCTCTACAAGTTCGAGATCACCCGCCCGGACGGCTCCCGCACCCTGCGGGCCGACCCGATGGCCCGGCGGACCGAGGTCCCGCCGCGCACGTCGTCGATCGTGCACGCCTCGCACCACGTGTGGAGGGACGAGGAGTGGATGGCGGGGCGGGGCGCCCGCCCCGTGCACGAGGCACCGCTGTCGGTGTACGAGGTCCACCTGCCCTCGTGGCGTCCGGGCCTGACCTACCGCCAACTGGCCGAGCAACTGCCCGCCTACGTCTCCGACCTGGGCTTCACCCATGTCGAGCTGATGCCGGTCGCCGAACACCCCTTCGGCGGCTCCTGGGGCTACCAGGTCACCGGCTTCTACGCCCCCACCGCACGGCTCGGCACCCCCGACGACTTCAAACACCTCGTCGACGCCCTGCACCGGGCCGGGATCGGCGTCCTCATGGACTGGGTACCGGCCCACTTCCCGCGCGACGCATGGGCCCTCGCCGAATTCGACGGACGCCCCCTCTACGAACACGCGGACCCCCAACGGGCCGCCCACCCCGACTGGGGCACCCTCGAATTCGACTACGGACGCCGCGAGGTACGCAACTTCCTCGTCGCCAACGCCGTGTACTGGTGCGAGGAGTTCCACATCGACGGCCTGCGCGTCGACGCCGTCGCCTCGATGCTCTACCTCGACTACTCGCGCGAACCGGGACAGTGGACCCCCAACGAACACGGCGGCCGGGAGAACCTCGACGCCGTCGCCTTCCTCCAGGAGATGAACGCCACCGTCTACCGCCGCGCACCCGGCGTCGTGACGATCGCCGAGGAGTCCACGGCCTGGGACGGCGTCACGCGGGCCACCCATCACACCGGGCCCGGCGGGTTCGGGGGGCTGGGATTCGGGCTGAAGTGGAACATGGGGTGGATGCACGACTCGCTGAGCTACGTGCAGCACGAGCCGGTCCATCGCAAGTACCACCACAACGAGATGACGTTCTCGATGGTGTACGCCTACAGCGAGAACTACGTCCTGCCCATCTCCCACGACGAGGTCGTCCACGGCAAACGCTCACTCGTGTCGAAGATGCCCGGCGACTGGTGGCAACAACGCGCCACCACCCGCGCCTACCTCGGCTTCATGTGGGCCCACCCCGGCAAACAACTCCTCTTCATGGGCCAGGAATTCGCCCAGGGCGCCGAATGGTCCGAAACCCACGGCCCCGACTGGTGGCTCCTGGACCCCGCCTACCCCGCCGAACCCGACCACCGCGGCGTACGCGACCTCGTCCGCGACCTCAACACCGTCTACCGCCACGAACCCGCCCTCTGGCAACGCGACACCGACCCCGCCGGCTTCACCTGGATCGCCGGCGACGCCGCCGACGACAACGTCCTCGCCTTCCTCCGCCACGACACCGACGGCACCCCCCTCCTCGCCGTCTCCCACTTCTCCCCCGTCGTCCGCCACGACTACCGCCTCGGCATCCCCGAAGACATCCCCGCCTGGCACGAAGTCCTCAACACCGACGCCGCCCGCTACGGCGGCAGCGACATCCACAACCCCCACCCCGTCAAACCCGAGCCCCACCCCGCCCACGCCCATCCCACCAGCCTGCGCCTGACCCTGCCTCCCCTGGCCACGATCTGGCTCCGCCCCGCCTGA